Within the Oryzias melastigma strain HK-1 linkage group LG8, ASM292280v2, whole genome shotgun sequence genome, the region atcatttttccaaaaactcCTTGAATCAAACTAATTAAAAGCGCCTCTCGTGGGGATAAAACGTTGAAAATGAAATGCGTACGCTGCTACAGGGTGCAAAATCCTCAATTGGTTGCATGTGCTCACTTCACATAATTAAAAATCTGTGTGGGGGGCTTAGAAATGAATGGAAACATCTCCGTCGCACTCATTTGGCAGCGTACTTGTGGTGAATTTGATCTTCAACTGGTAACCACAAACCGATCTCCTTCCCAGACGATGACTTAAGCACAATTATAGGGATTGTATGAAGGACGTTCGTGAAGACATTTTGGATGAgtccaaaatcattttttattagtaGGGTTTGTGACGTGCActgttattttttcacaaagaatTACAATTCTTACCTTGTTTCACTTCATCTGCCAGGATCTGGAGCTCAGCTGTGGTCACATCCAACCTTTCACGGCTCTGATGAGAGTCATTCTCATTTTGTCTGCCACCTGAAGAGGCCCAtgattaaaatacatatttataacGGCCGACCTTCAGGTGAAGATGTGAAACTCTCAGGGTGAATTAGCTTGAATGAACATCCAAAAACAATCTTTActcctcagatttttttttttttttggcagagaCAAAGCTATCTAAATAGCTCTCACAAACTCGCTTCCTGCCAACTCTTGTGCAGTTTCCACACAAACACCACATTTTCTCACCCACATGCTTGTGTCATTAATCTGCATCACGGGTTTTCACCACTCCTAACTTTGAAAACTTCCACATTTAATTCCGAACAAGCTTTTTACCCAGTTTTGCATCCATTTCAGATGCATTGTTGGCAAAGATCTTCTCTGCCTGGTGATAGTGTGCCAGATCCAACGCTTTGTGAGTCAATCTGTCCAGTTGAGCCCTGGTCTGATCTGGCGAACCACATGGCCAATCCTTGGGAAACTATAGGGGTCGGAGCGTTTTAAACTTGTATGTTATACATGTATTAATAaagagttattttaaaaatagctaTACCATAGTTCTGATGCGATCCACAAAGTGATTCCTCTCAGGAACGGGCTCATTTTGCAAGGCAATGGCTTTTTCCCACAATCTgaagatacaaataaaaatgtgttcaactACACACCTGTTGTGAAATTTGTTATCACTTTTATACAACTGATGAATTTTACCTGATTTGCTTGCTTCGATATGCTTTCCATTTTGTTGCTTGCTCAGGGACAAACCTGTCATGCAGCAAAtccattaaattaaaaaaacaaaactcatccaaatttttaaaaagttgtaatgaTTCATACCTATTTTGTGGAGTGCTACACTTGTCCGTGTTTGAAAATAGTGGAGAAAGTTTGGAGGCAGATGCAGCATTGCTCGGGTCATCTCCGCTCTGCATGTTTCTTCTATCCGTCTTGTTTTCAGAGAGTAGGGTTGTGATCTGATCAGGAGTGGCAGATGCCGAGACAGCCTGCTGCAGCTTCCTCGAGGCATGGCGATGATCAGTCTGGACTAAAAAGGGGGGATTTTGGATTACAGTTCTTTTGCTTGAGGATTTGGACTTTCCTGATTTGCCGCTTGCTGATAATCTTGAACTTATTTTGGGCCGAACTGTTGATGCAGATGTTTTGTGTCCTTCCTTGTCCCAGCTGAGGGGTTTAGATGTTGCTATGGCTGCTTTTTGACTTCCTTTTGTTGGTAAACATTGATTCAATTTGCCCATAGTTGtgacttccttttttatttgagatacatttgactttaaagtttttcttgaaatatcTGAGCCTGTGCGAACTCGTAAAGCTTCTTCCAGTGCTTTTTCAAGTAGTTCCATATCTTCTTGCTCCCTTGATGAAGAGTCAGCATCTGAAAATGGCAGGATACAAATAAGCCATTAAAGCTAATTAAactcctatttttttctattttttgttttagcaattaaatttgctgtatttattgttaaataaactacaaactGTACATTAATATATAAAGGCTCCTTTAACATTCCTAAAccatttctttaataaataaatacttatatatttttacattggCGTACCTGGAAGAGCATCTTCTGCAAGTTCTGACTCCTCAAACGACTGGAATGTTCTAAAAttttttcaaatagaaaatattaaagTCAAGTAATTGCAACACAGAGGAAGGCATTTTCACAGGTTTATCACAGTATTAATTGAATAATTCGTTTTTGTACACATTGCACACTAAGAAAATTATCAAAAGTCCTCACAGTAAGATGTAAGAATACAATGTATTCTGATAAAAAGGCACtgctgggattcgaacccagGATCTCCTGTTTACTAGACAGGCGCTTTAACCAACTAAGCCACAGCGCCATGTGACCACAGCGGCCGCCACATCACAATTTAATGTCAGCAGAAAAGGCAGAAGTCATCTGTAATTTGCTCAGATATGTGCACAATATGGTATATAAATTAGTTATATAGATAATTGACGTCACTATGAGCCTTCCATGTTACAAATTTGCCACTATAATCCCATAGTTTAACGTATATTTACTTACAGGTTGTTTAGGATGTCCCTATAGAGCTGAATAGAATCGTTGAGCTTGGTTTGTTCGTCTTTATAAATCTTAATAATTTCTTTAACCGTAGATATCAGCGACATAGTTGATACAATGCTTAAGATGCGAGGCCTTCCTTCCTACCCCGttacaaaaccaaataaacgATTAGGCCTAACGACAAACAATCTTAAAACGAGTAGTTGTAGTCAATTGCTGTATCTGTTTAAAGCGAAAACTAACATTTCAAAAAGATTGTGGCAGCGTGAACGGAATACCCGCCAGCTCTCAGATAACGGATGCGGAAGTCATACTTGCACACGAGATGTAACTAAGTTGCAATTTAACAAAacctttgtgttttaaatttgaatcaACGTATTTAAAATTAGGCTGGTTCTTCAAAAACACGCATGCAGTACTTGTCACAAGGTAGCAAACAACGTCTTCGTAGCCAGAGTCCAAAATTTCTGAAAAGCGTCTAATTGAGAAGTTCTTAGTTCTCGCGAGACTTACAGTAAAGTTTGGGTCTGGAGAGGCGGTTGCTAGGAGAGCCAATTTTCAGACACGTCACATCTTTTATaacatagtttgtccataattTGGATAGCAACGTGACTGAAACTTGGATAAGGATGCAAAGGTTGTACCGGAAAATAAGAACTGTTCATTTTCCAAGTATGAAGTTAGTCAGATCTTCTCTAATACAAGTCTCCattcattttcagctaaaaccaATCATTGGAGCAACCAAAGAAATGCAACAGCTTGTTGGCCCCACTGGAGTGAAGTGATTCATCTTGAGCGtacattttttccccaccaGCCTCCTGCAGCTCAGAGGCAGTGAGGGGGAAGGCCCTGCGATCAAACATCTGACATAAAAGCCGGGATACTGGCATGAAACTGGCTCAGACAATTGAGAAGACACACAGGAACACAACCAAAAATGTACACTTTGTTCCCTGACACACAAATTTGTTCACTGAACATATTTCCTGAACAGCATGAATGAATCATGTATGCACATGAAgaaccaaaaaataattttccaaCATGGGTCTGGTACCAAAACACAGATAAGAATGGTCTGTGTCCTCATGAGGGAAAGATCAACATGTTCTGGCTCAATTTTTGATTTATGCAGCACCTGGGTGTCTATTTAGAACTAATGTACAAGTTGTTTCATGAACAAAATTGTGTCCTCATGCTAGCAAAGAAAAtagtaattaaaagaaaaactcattgATGAGCTCATCCCCTGCTTCCTCAATTAGTAGCATGTTGGTGAGTCTGACAGTAAATATAATGATCAGTTTATTGCCTGTCAACATCCAAGATAGTtattagacattttattttagtcttttatcTATATTACATTGTTGTTTTAGACTATAAACGTTAAAGTTCTCTCGTGTTGATTGGAATGGAATCCTGCTCTCTGTTTACTTGAAACAAATGCCAGATGACATGGTCAAAGGATGCTTGGTAagtattttaaattagtttaaatatgcttaattaaaatgttttctttttcattttgaggATGGAGATCTCGAAACTAACagaaacagagcagatgacttAAGGAGTTTAAGTTGCCAGACATGTGCAGACCCATCAGAGCCATCTGaagatgatgatgtcatcacacAAGGAAGCACAAGAACTTCACTTTGCTGCCTTTTTGGTTTCCTCTTAAATTTAACTGCCAGCCAGTGACAATTTTGACTAACTTTGGACTTTGAATTTGTAGTTAACCTTTAGATGAAGCTTAGTGACCACAAAAGATATTAAGctggttcagaaaatggatagatTAGATGAAAGATCTAAAGCTTTCAATACAGGTGAACATATGGAAATCAATCCAGTAAACTCTAACTGTGTTTCGTACTTGTCaacaaaacccccaaaattttaattatttagatttGGTGTTGAAATGTtgatattacaaaaaatatatttaaaaatagttttggttaaaaaaaatgtgacatcaAGTTAATTAATGTCACATTAATTGATAATTCATGTTAgttaaataattaagaaaaattgtGTTGTCTGTATTATTTACTTTATAAACCTAAATATAGTAAATTGCAGTTCTGTTAAAATTGGTTGAAAAGATtatatttaaggtttttatttaaataattgattcaATCATCATTTATTAAAACTGTTGAATTAACATTATGAAGTTAGGTTTGTTTAACAAGGATAAGTTAATTTGTATTCAACTATCCTAGTTACATAAAATTTACTAGAAGATTCTTGTTTGAGTGTAGTgtaatatttagtttatatttaacTAACCTAACTGTGTGCAACCGGTTGCCTTAACTTTGTTAAGTATATACAACATTCCATGTCTTAGAGTGTATAATATCAGTTTCTGGTTCAATTATTTCTGAAAGACACTTACTcttgaaaaaatagataaattacagtttttata harbors:
- the LOC112146203 gene encoding uncharacterized protein LOC112146203, yielding MSLISTVKEIIKIYKDEQTKLNDSIQLYRDILNNLTFQSFEESELAEDALPDADSSSREQEDMELLEKALEEALRVRTGSDISRKTLKSNVSQIKKEVTTMGKLNQCLPTKGSQKAAIATSKPLSWDKEGHKTSASTVRPKISSRLSASGKSGKSKSSSKRTVIQNPPFLVQTDHRHASRKLQQAVSASATPDQITTLLSENKTDRRNMQSGDDPSNAASASKLSPLFSNTDKCSTPQNRFVPEQATKWKAYRSKQIRLWEKAIALQNEPVPERNHFVDRIRTMFPKDWPCGSPDQTRAQLDRLTHKALDLAHYHQAEKIFANNASEMDAKLGGRQNENDSHQSRERLDVTTAELQILADEVKQEWKAWDQWRPEGGCLCPSGANDVWRDGISSPLPLIITCKTEAELLEVERLRASVALLQQEIHLEQVLLDSLSSHFSSIAPGAGCLKPSMLRDMYSLLGEGGERFPAIVLDSEPD